One Defluviimonas sp. SAOS-178_SWC DNA window includes the following coding sequences:
- a CDS encoding arylsulfotransferase family protein, producing the protein MKPETLQRISTCFLISMVALVVGILSGLKEWTPATLYTTGQQIVLSLRDTGRVLPEHAYSRRRAGSPDERYVVNRPESIAPGDLLINRLQLPENRFVTELLDERGEVIGSWPSDYSNVVENGKPGGTLQATYPLPDGSLLLAYDQGTALVRVDICGKILWSRTDQTYHHAIRPDEDAGGFWVWQAGMWYGGDDQRLVRFDEETGEILESIDLIDDIILRSPASKVAFGFPDGFNFYRDLPEEASSDVFHPNDIKPLPARLARAFPQFKPGDLLISLRNINLLAVVDRTTKQLLWSRHGPWQEQHDPDWQADGTITVYSNNQRRGVTTILKIDPKTDLAEDLFADASLRFFSRVMGQHQLLPNGNWLIVSPLEGAAIEVSPAGEILREVSNRLTGEFNGILSYAQLLPPGYFTAPPRCGR; encoded by the coding sequence ATGAAACCGGAAACCCTCCAGCGGATCTCCACCTGTTTTCTGATTTCCATGGTGGCGCTGGTTGTTGGAATCCTGTCCGGGCTGAAGGAATGGACGCCGGCAACGCTTTATACAACGGGCCAACAGATCGTGCTGTCGCTGCGCGATACGGGGCGGGTCCTGCCGGAGCACGCCTATTCGCGCCGCCGCGCCGGGTCGCCGGACGAGCGTTATGTCGTGAACCGTCCCGAATCGATTGCGCCGGGCGACCTGCTCATCAACCGGCTCCAGCTTCCCGAAAACCGGTTCGTGACCGAACTTCTCGACGAAAGGGGCGAGGTGATCGGCAGTTGGCCCTCCGACTATTCGAACGTAGTCGAGAACGGCAAGCCCGGCGGCACCTTGCAGGCGACCTACCCCCTTCCCGACGGGTCGTTGCTTCTGGCCTACGATCAGGGGACCGCTCTTGTCCGGGTCGATATCTGTGGCAAGATCCTTTGGTCGCGGACGGATCAGACCTATCACCATGCGATCCGCCCGGACGAGGATGCGGGCGGTTTCTGGGTCTGGCAGGCCGGGATGTGGTATGGTGGTGACGACCAACGGCTCGTGCGCTTCGACGAAGAGACCGGCGAGATCCTCGAGTCGATCGACCTGATCGACGACATCATCCTCAGATCTCCTGCGAGCAAAGTCGCGTTCGGCTTTCCCGACGGCTTCAATTTCTACCGCGACCTGCCGGAAGAGGCGTCGTCCGACGTTTTCCATCCCAACGACATCAAGCCTCTGCCGGCCCGGCTCGCGCGGGCTTTCCCGCAGTTCAAACCGGGCGATCTGCTGATCAGCCTGCGCAACATCAACCTGCTGGCCGTCGTCGACCGGACCACCAAGCAGCTGCTCTGGTCGAGGCACGGCCCCTGGCAGGAGCAGCACGACCCCGACTGGCAGGCGGATGGCACGATCACGGTCTATTCCAACAACCAGCGCCGCGGCGTCACGACGATCCTTAAGATCGACCCGAAGACGGACCTGGCCGAGGATCTTTTCGCCGACGCCAGCTTGCGGTTCTTCTCGCGCGTCATGGGTCAACACCAGTTGCTGCCGAACGGTAACTGGCTGATCGTCTCGCCGCTCGAAGGTGCCGCCATCGAAGTCTCCCCCGCCGGCGAGATTCTGCGCGAGGTGAGCAACCGGCTCACGGGCGAGTTCAACGGCATCCTGTCCTACGCGCAACTCTTGCCGCCGGGCTACTTCACCGCCCCGCCGCGCTGCGGGCGGTGA
- a CDS encoding ABC transporter ATP-binding protein: MKDTQAEKPVLLTMRDIHIEGRSEETWSPIIKGVDLTLRKGEVLGLIGESGAGKSTLGLAAMGFTRDGCRISGGTIDFDGIDLRAATRDQRRGLRGKRIAYVAQSAAASFNPAHKLIDQYSEAPVQHGVMGRAEAERDAVELYRRMRLPNPEEIGFRYPHQVSGGQLQRAMTAMAMACRPDLIIFDEPTTALDVTTQIEVLSAIRDIVAQFDTAAIYITHDLAVVAQMADRIKVLLRGDEVEEADTRTMLSAPKEDYTKSLWAVRSYARPVQPPVTGGVPVVSVQNVTAGYGAADILRNISFDIHKRRTVAVVGESGSGKSTAARVITGLLPPRQGRVLFDGAPLPADYRQRSRDQLRQAQMIYQMADTALNPKLRLRELIGRPAQMYLGLHGKALTERIRDLLNLIELDPDRFIDRLPSELSGGQKQRIGIARALAAEPKFIICDEVTSALDQLVAEGILKLLDRLQSEFDLAYMFITHDLATVRSIADEVVVMQNGKVVEQGPKLEMFEPPHDPYTELLLSSVPEMDPDWLTKLLKERAEKAGKRGP; this comes from the coding sequence ATGAAGGACACGCAAGCGGAAAAGCCGGTCCTCCTGACGATGCGGGACATCCATATCGAAGGCCGGTCGGAGGAGACCTGGTCGCCGATCATCAAGGGCGTGGACCTGACCTTGCGCAAGGGCGAGGTGCTCGGCCTCATCGGCGAAAGCGGGGCGGGCAAGTCGACGCTCGGCCTCGCGGCGATGGGCTTCACCCGTGACGGCTGCCGGATCTCGGGGGGCACGATCGACTTTGACGGGATCGACCTTCGGGCGGCGACCAGGGACCAGCGGCGCGGCTTGCGCGGCAAACGCATCGCCTATGTCGCGCAGTCGGCGGCGGCGAGCTTCAATCCGGCCCACAAGCTCATCGACCAGTACAGCGAGGCGCCGGTCCAGCACGGTGTGATGGGACGGGCCGAGGCGGAGCGGGACGCGGTGGAGCTTTACCGCCGGATGCGGCTGCCCAACCCCGAGGAGATCGGCTTCCGCTATCCCCACCAGGTCTCGGGCGGGCAGCTCCAGCGCGCGATGACGGCGATGGCGATGGCCTGCCGGCCGGACCTGATCATCTTCGACGAACCGACGACGGCGCTCGACGTGACGACCCAGATCGAGGTTCTGTCGGCGATCCGCGACATCGTCGCGCAGTTCGATACCGCGGCGATCTACATCACCCACGACCTCGCGGTCGTGGCGCAGATGGCCGACAGGATCAAGGTTCTCCTGCGCGGCGACGAGGTCGAGGAGGCCGATACCCGCACCATGCTGTCGGCCCCGAAAGAGGACTACACCAAGTCGCTCTGGGCGGTCAGAAGCTATGCGCGGCCGGTCCAGCCGCCGGTGACCGGCGGCGTTCCGGTCGTCTCGGTGCAGAACGTGACGGCGGGATACGGCGCGGCCGACATCCTCAGGAACATCAGCTTCGACATCCACAAGCGCCGGACCGTCGCGGTGGTCGGCGAAAGCGGCTCGGGAAAGTCCACCGCCGCGCGGGTGATCACCGGGCTTCTGCCGCCGCGGCAGGGCAGGGTGCTGTTCGACGGGGCGCCCCTGCCGGCCGATTACCGGCAGCGCAGCCGCGACCAGCTCCGGCAGGCGCAGATGATCTACCAGATGGCCGATACCGCGCTGAACCCCAAGCTGCGCCTGCGCGAGCTGATCGGCCGTCCGGCGCAGATGTATCTCGGCCTGCACGGCAAGGCGCTGACGGAACGGATCCGCGACCTTCTGAACCTGATCGAGCTCGATCCCGACAGGTTCATCGACCGCTTGCCGTCCGAGCTTTCCGGCGGGCAGAAACAAAGGATCGGCATCGCGCGGGCGCTTGCGGCCGAGCCGAAGTTCATCATCTGCGACGAGGTGACATCGGCGCTCGACCAGCTTGTAGCCGAGGGCATCCTGAAGCTTCTCGACCGGCTCCAGTCGGAGTTCGACCTCGCCTACATGTTCATCACGCATGATCTCGCCACCGTGCGCTCGATCGCCGACGAGGTGGTGGTGATGCAGAACGGCAAGGTGGTGGAGCAGGGCCCGAAGCTCGAAATGTTCGAGCCGCCCCACGATCCCTATACCGAACTCCTCCTCTCCTCCGTCCCAGAGATGGACCCGGACTGGCTGACGAAACTGCTGAAGGAGCGCGCGGAAAAGGCGGGGAAGAGAGGGCCCTGA
- a CDS encoding ABC transporter permease, whose product MTILINLFWIAVAIAGALGAGWLFRAAAVALTKGPTARALRTAPVTAGFGMLVILIYLVVAIFAPLIAPYGEREVVGAQFLVWDSTHLFGTDNLGRDMFTRLVYGARNTVGIAFATTALAFTIGSILGLLAATVGGWLDQVLSRIVDILMAIPSLIFSLLLLTIFGTSVTTLILVIATIDSTRVFRLARSVALNIVVMDYIEAAKLRGEGLWRLITREILPNALAPLVAEFGLRFCFVFLAISALSFLGVGIQPPTADWGSMVRENAALITFGDVTPLLPAGAIALLTVAVNFVVDWMLHRASGLKE is encoded by the coding sequence ATGACTATCCTGATCAACCTCTTCTGGATCGCCGTCGCCATTGCCGGCGCCCTCGGGGCGGGCTGGCTTTTCCGCGCCGCCGCCGTCGCGCTGACCAAGGGGCCGACGGCCCGGGCCTTGCGCACGGCGCCGGTCACGGCCGGGTTCGGCATGCTGGTGATCCTCATCTATCTCGTCGTGGCGATCTTCGCGCCCCTCATCGCGCCCTATGGCGAGCGGGAGGTGGTCGGCGCGCAGTTCCTGGTCTGGGATTCCACCCATCTCTTCGGTACCGACAACCTCGGCCGCGACATGTTCACGCGGCTGGTCTACGGCGCGCGCAACACGGTGGGCATCGCCTTCGCCACCACCGCGCTCGCCTTCACCATCGGCTCGATCCTCGGGCTTCTGGCGGCGACGGTCGGCGGCTGGCTCGACCAGGTGCTGAGCCGGATCGTCGACATCCTGATGGCGATCCCGTCGCTGATCTTCTCGCTTCTGCTGCTCACGATCTTCGGAACCTCCGTCACCACGCTGATCCTCGTCATCGCGACGATCGATTCCACCCGCGTCTTCCGGCTGGCGCGGTCGGTGGCGCTCAACATCGTGGTGATGGACTATATCGAGGCGGCGAAGCTCAGGGGCGAGGGCCTCTGGCGGCTGATCACGCGGGAGATCCTGCCGAACGCGCTGGCGCCACTGGTCGCCGAGTTCGGGCTCAGGTTCTGCTTCGTCTTCCTCGCGATCTCGGCGCTGTCGTTCCTTGGCGTCGGCATCCAGCCGCCCACGGCAGACTGGGGGTCGATGGTGCGCGAGAACGCGGCGCTGATCACCTTCGGCGACGTGACGCCGCTCCTGCCGGCCGGGGCCATCGCGCTCCTGACGGTGGCGGTCAACTTCGTGGTGGACTGGATGCTTCACCGTGCCAGCGGATTGAAGGAGTAG
- a CDS encoding ABC transporter permease — protein sequence MSIVWSMIAKRLALGLLTLFVISVIIFGATELLPGDLAKNILGQSATPETVAAFRRELGLDLPAHTRYINWLLGALQGDFGTSLANKRPIADLIATRLGNTLFLALYAAAIAVPLSLALGVLAALYRNSIFDRAVNALALTSISFPEFFVAYILIFVLAQSGLFPSMARMDATTTFAEALYRTFLPALTLTLVVTAHMMRMTRAAIINLLASPYIEMARLKGMKPMRVILKHALPNALAPIITVVALNLAYLITGVVVVEVVFVYPGLGQLMVDSVSKRDFPVVQAVALIFAAAYVLLNLTADVLSTLSNPRLIHRK from the coding sequence ATGTCCATAGTCTGGTCCATGATTGCGAAGCGTCTGGCCCTCGGCCTGCTGACGCTGTTCGTGATTTCGGTGATCATTTTTGGGGCGACGGAGCTGTTGCCCGGGGATCTTGCCAAGAACATCCTCGGCCAGTCGGCGACGCCGGAGACGGTGGCCGCGTTCCGCCGGGAGCTGGGGCTCGATCTGCCGGCGCATACGCGCTACATCAACTGGCTTCTCGGCGCGCTCCAGGGCGATTTTGGCACGTCGCTTGCCAACAAGCGTCCCATCGCCGACCTGATCGCCACGCGGCTCGGCAACACGCTTTTCCTTGCGCTTTACGCGGCCGCGATCGCGGTGCCGCTGTCGCTGGCGCTCGGTGTTCTCGCCGCGCTCTACCGCAACTCGATCTTCGACCGGGCGGTGAACGCGCTGGCGCTGACGTCGATTTCCTTCCCGGAATTCTTCGTCGCCTATATCCTCATCTTCGTCCTCGCGCAGTCGGGCCTCTTCCCGTCGATGGCGCGGATGGATGCCACGACGACCTTCGCCGAGGCGCTCTACCGGACCTTCCTGCCGGCGCTGACACTGACACTGGTCGTCACGGCGCACATGATGCGGATGACGCGGGCGGCGATCATCAACCTTCTCGCCTCGCCCTATATCGAGATGGCGCGGCTGAAGGGGATGAAGCCGATGCGGGTGATCCTGAAACACGCGCTGCCGAACGCGCTGGCGCCGATCATCACCGTCGTGGCGCTGAACCTCGCCTATCTCATCACCGGCGTCGTCGTGGTCGAGGTGGTCTTCGTCTATCCCGGCCTCGGGCAGCTGATGGTGGACAGCGTGTCGAAGCGCGACTTCCCGGTCGTGCAGGCGGTCGCGCTGATCTTCGCGGCGGCCTATGTGCTTCTCAACCTCACCGCGGACGTGCTGTCGACCCTGTCGAACCCGCGTCTGATCCATCGCAAATAG
- a CDS encoding ABC transporter substrate-binding protein produces MTQNITPRGVSRRGLLQGATALGTAALILPAGVRRAMAEPKRGGSIRIAVASGNTTDSYDPGTWDSVYTQIFNTARNNTLTEVAPDGSLAPEIAESWEASADATTWTFKIREGVTFHSGKTLTPDDVVASINYHRGEDSKSAAKPYVDPITDIKADGQNVVVTLSGGNADFPFIMADYHLVILPSADGKIDPMTTDGCGGYIVESWDQGVSGKLKRNPNYWKTDRAWFDEVELLSIVDPAARQNALITGEVDLIDNVDLNTVGLLQRAQGITILPVAGNQHYVFVMDTRAAPFSDNNVRQALKYGIDRQELVDKILQGYGSIGNDIPMGAQQPYYNTELEQKAYDPDKAKFYLKEAGMDSLSVQLSVADSAFAGAVDAGVLYSERAAAAGINIEVVREPSDGYWDNVWMKKPFCASYWGGRPTPDLMFSVAYQGGAPWNESFWDNARFNELLVAARSELDEDKRRQMYWEMQDLCANEGGTVIPMFANYVMAHTEKVGVPEVVGTNQGMDGLRMIERWWLA; encoded by the coding sequence ATGACACAAAACATCACCCCGAGAGGCGTCAGCCGCCGCGGACTTCTGCAGGGCGCGACCGCGCTCGGCACCGCCGCGCTGATCCTGCCGGCGGGCGTGCGCCGGGCCATGGCCGAACCGAAGCGGGGCGGCTCCATCCGCATCGCGGTGGCCAGCGGCAACACGACCGACAGCTACGATCCCGGCACCTGGGATTCGGTCTACACGCAGATCTTCAACACCGCCCGGAACAACACGCTGACCGAGGTCGCACCGGATGGCAGCCTCGCCCCCGAGATCGCGGAAAGCTGGGAAGCCTCGGCCGACGCGACGACCTGGACGTTCAAGATCCGCGAAGGCGTCACCTTCCATTCGGGCAAGACGCTGACGCCCGACGACGTCGTCGCCTCGATCAACTATCACCGCGGCGAAGACTCGAAGTCGGCCGCGAAGCCCTATGTCGATCCGATCACCGACATCAAGGCGGACGGGCAGAACGTCGTCGTGACGCTTTCGGGCGGTAACGCCGACTTCCCGTTCATCATGGCGGATTACCACCTTGTCATCCTGCCCTCGGCCGACGGCAAGATCGATCCGATGACGACGGATGGCTGCGGCGGCTACATCGTCGAATCGTGGGACCAGGGCGTTTCCGGGAAGCTGAAGCGCAACCCGAACTACTGGAAGACGGACCGCGCCTGGTTCGACGAGGTCGAGCTTTTGTCGATCGTCGATCCCGCCGCCCGGCAGAACGCGCTGATCACCGGCGAGGTCGACCTGATCGACAACGTCGATCTGAACACCGTCGGGCTGCTCCAGCGCGCGCAGGGGATCACCATCCTGCCGGTGGCCGGCAACCAGCACTACGTCTTCGTGATGGACACCCGTGCGGCGCCGTTCAGCGACAACAACGTGCGTCAGGCGCTGAAATACGGCATCGATCGGCAAGAGCTGGTCGACAAGATCCTGCAAGGGTACGGGTCGATCGGCAACGACATCCCGATGGGGGCGCAGCAGCCCTATTACAACACCGAACTGGAGCAGAAGGCCTACGACCCGGACAAGGCGAAATTCTATCTGAAGGAAGCCGGGATGGACTCGCTCAGCGTCCAGCTTTCGGTCGCGGATTCCGCCTTCGCCGGTGCCGTGGATGCAGGGGTTCTCTACTCCGAACGCGCCGCCGCCGCCGGGATCAACATCGAGGTCGTGCGCGAACCGTCTGACGGCTACTGGGACAACGTCTGGATGAAAAAGCCGTTCTGCGCCTCCTACTGGGGTGGGCGTCCGACGCCGGACCTGATGTTCTCGGTCGCCTACCAGGGCGGTGCGCCGTGGAACGAAAGCTTCTGGGACAATGCCCGCTTCAACGAGCTTCTGGTCGCCGCGCGGTCGGAACTCGATGAGGACAAGCGCCGCCAGATGTACTGGGAAATGCAGGATCTTTGCGCCAACGAAGGCGGCACGGTGATCCCGATGTTCGCGAACTACGTCATGGCGCATACCGAGAAGGTCGGCGTTCCCGAAGTGGTCGGCACCAACCAGGGCATGGACGGCCTGCGCATGATCGAGCGCTGGTGGCTCGCCTGA
- a CDS encoding mandelate racemase/muconate lactonizing enzyme family protein — translation MTDIRGERGWMVKISCVETFSNEFVCFTRITAEDGAIGWGQCSTYNADITAQILHRQVAPHALGAGTDDILGLVQRIEEKEHKFPGSYRCRALAGLDTALWDMRGRREGKPVVELLGGRPGQLRAYASSMKRDITPEDEAARLCRLRDDKGFDAFKWRVGAECGRDVDEWPGRTEEVIPVVARALGDGVAKLVDGNSGFSPARAIAVGRQLEAERISHFEEPCPYWELEQTKEVTDALDIDVTGGEQDWDLATWKRMIDMRAVDVVQPDVMYMGGIARTLLVAGMAARAGLPCTPHSANLSLVTICTMHLLGAIPNAGKYLEFSIEGADYYPWQDGLFRGDPFAVRDGKVIISDAPGWGVDIDPAWLDRATYQRSAVEA, via the coding sequence ATGACGGACATAAGGGGGGAGCGGGGCTGGATGGTGAAGATCTCGTGCGTCGAGACCTTTAGTAACGAATTCGTCTGCTTCACGCGCATCACCGCCGAGGACGGCGCCATCGGTTGGGGCCAGTGCTCCACCTACAATGCCGACATCACCGCCCAGATCCTCCACCGCCAGGTGGCCCCCCATGCGCTCGGTGCCGGGACAGACGACATTCTCGGCCTCGTGCAGCGGATCGAGGAGAAGGAGCACAAGTTCCCCGGCTCCTATCGCTGCCGGGCGCTTGCCGGGCTCGATACCGCGCTTTGGGACATGCGCGGTCGGCGCGAGGGAAAGCCGGTCGTGGAATTGCTGGGCGGCAGGCCGGGGCAACTGCGGGCCTATGCGTCTTCGATGAAGCGCGATATCACGCCGGAGGACGAGGCGGCGCGGCTTTGCCGTCTGCGCGACGACAAGGGGTTTGATGCGTTCAAATGGCGCGTCGGCGCCGAATGCGGGCGTGACGTGGACGAATGGCCGGGCCGGACGGAAGAGGTGATTCCGGTCGTCGCGCGGGCGCTTGGCGACGGTGTCGCGAAGCTCGTCGACGGCAATTCCGGCTTTTCCCCGGCGCGGGCGATCGCGGTTGGCCGGCAGCTGGAAGCCGAACGCATTTCGCATTTCGAGGAACCCTGTCCCTACTGGGAACTGGAGCAGACGAAAGAGGTCACCGACGCGCTCGACATCGACGTGACGGGGGGCGAGCAGGACTGGGACCTCGCCACCTGGAAGAGGATGATCGACATGCGCGCGGTCGATGTCGTGCAGCCGGACGTAATGTACATGGGCGGTATCGCCCGGACGCTCCTCGTTGCCGGGATGGCTGCCAGGGCGGGGTTGCCCTGTACGCCGCACAGTGCCAACCTGTCGCTCGTGACGATCTGCACGATGCATCTTCTCGGCGCGATCCCGAATGCCGGGAAATACCTGGAATTCTCTATCGAGGGCGCAGACTATTACCCGTGGCAGGACGGGCTGTTCCGCGGTGATCCCTTTGCCGTCCGCGATGGCAAGGTCATCATTTCCGACGCTCCCGGATGGGGGGTGGACATCGATCCCGCCTGGCTCGACCGGGCGACCTATCAAAGGAGTGCGGTTGAGGCTTGA
- the hisD gene encoding histidinol dehydrogenase has product MSVRFFKQAAAEQASLTAEVQVTVARILAEIEAGGETVTCHYAEQLDGWTGPAVIPRAEIEAASAAVPERLKDDIRYAHDNIAAFARAQLASCRETEVELRPGLKVGQRLIPIAAAGAYVPGGRYSHIASALMTVTTAKVAGVAHIATATPPRPGTGIPPAILYALDLCGADAVLALGGVQGIAAMAFGQFGLPPADILVGPGNAYVAEAKRQLFGRVGIDMVAGPTDSMVIADAGADADLVAADLVGQAEHGPTSPVWLVTDSADLAESVMARVPACIASLPEPNRTAAAAAWSGRGEVVLCDTREEMAAHADRIAPEHLHVQAADLGWWRGRLRAYGSLFLGAATTVAFGDKAAGTNHVLPTSGAARYTGGLSVHKFLRAVTWQEVSPEALRDLAAVTARISRHEGMEGHARSADLRLEKAFPGERFDLGATPGSSV; this is encoded by the coding sequence ATGAGTGTCAGATTTTTCAAGCAGGCGGCGGCAGAGCAAGCCTCGCTCACGGCCGAGGTTCAAGTCACGGTGGCGCGGATCCTGGCCGAGATCGAGGCGGGCGGCGAGACGGTCACCTGCCACTATGCCGAGCAGCTCGACGGCTGGACCGGCCCAGCGGTCATCCCGCGCGCCGAGATCGAGGCCGCATCCGCGGCGGTGCCGGAGCGACTGAAAGACGACATCCGCTACGCGCATGACAACATCGCCGCCTTCGCCCGCGCCCAGCTCGCGAGTTGCCGGGAGACGGAGGTGGAATTGCGACCCGGCCTCAAGGTCGGGCAACGGCTGATCCCGATCGCCGCCGCCGGTGCCTATGTGCCGGGCGGGCGCTACAGTCATATCGCCTCGGCGCTGATGACCGTGACGACCGCGAAGGTCGCCGGTGTCGCCCATATCGCCACCGCCACGCCGCCGCGCCCCGGCACGGGCATTCCGCCGGCGATCCTTTACGCACTCGACCTTTGCGGCGCGGACGCGGTGCTTGCGCTCGGCGGCGTGCAGGGGATCGCGGCGATGGCTTTCGGCCAGTTTGGCCTGCCGCCCGCCGATATCCTCGTCGGGCCCGGCAACGCCTATGTCGCCGAGGCCAAGCGCCAGCTCTTCGGCCGTGTCGGCATCGACATGGTGGCGGGGCCGACCGACAGCATGGTGATCGCCGATGCCGGAGCCGACGCCGATCTGGTGGCGGCGGACCTCGTCGGACAGGCCGAGCACGGGCCGACCTCTCCGGTCTGGCTGGTGACCGACAGTGCCGATCTGGCGGAGTCGGTGATGGCGCGGGTGCCGGCTTGCATCGCGAGCCTGCCGGAGCCGAACCGGACCGCCGCCGCTGCCGCCTGGTCGGGGCGCGGCGAGGTCGTTCTGTGCGATACGCGCGAGGAGATGGCGGCGCATGCCGACCGGATCGCGCCCGAGCATCTGCATGTGCAGGCCGCCGATCTCGGCTGGTGGCGGGGGCGGCTTCGGGCCTACGGGTCGCTCTTCCTCGGGGCGGCGACGACCGTCGCCTTCGGCGACAAGGCGGCGGGCACCAACCATGTGCTGCCGACATCGGGCGCGGCGCGCTATACCGGCGGGTTGTCGGTGCACAAGTTCCTCAGGGCCGTCACCTGGCAGGAGGTTTCGCCCGAGGCGCTTCGCGATCTGGCCGCCGTCACTGCCCGGATCTCGCGGCACGAGGGGATGGAAGGTCATGCCCGTTCCGCCGATCTGCGGCTGGAGAAAGCATTTCCCGGCGAGCGCTTTGACCTCGGCGCCACGCCCGGTTCGTCCGTCTGA
- a CDS encoding LysR family transcriptional regulator: MLAKGITLRALELFEAIARTGTVADGARAVGLSLPAASQQLSNLETSLGTVVFDRAHRPLGLTPAGRILLHRAQAALSQIRQAQAELTVLDISHLKSLRLGVIDDFDTEITPNLVIALAKNLRNCDFHLTTAPSHDLTAMLAARTLDIAVAAAPQDALAGIREHRLLRDPYLLAVPRGFGLPKGGDMAALAALPLLRYDRTQFMGRQIEAHLARHRITLPDRFEIDSNQSIMALVASGTGFSITTPLALLRAKAFLGQVDIHPLPLAAMSRTISLFAPTDQRDDVATEIARTLRATMATRLIAPMQDLAPWLGDSFAVIPA, from the coding sequence ATGCTCGCCAAAGGCATCACCCTGCGCGCGCTCGAGCTTTTCGAGGCGATCGCCCGCACCGGCACCGTCGCGGACGGCGCCCGGGCCGTGGGGCTTAGCCTGCCCGCCGCCTCGCAGCAATTGTCGAACCTCGAAACCTCGCTCGGCACCGTGGTCTTCGACCGCGCCCACCGGCCCTTGGGCCTGACTCCGGCGGGGCGCATTCTCCTCCACCGCGCGCAGGCGGCGCTGAGCCAGATCCGCCAAGCGCAGGCGGAATTGACCGTGCTCGACATCTCGCATCTGAAAAGCCTCAGGCTGGGCGTCATCGACGATTTCGATACCGAGATCACGCCGAACCTCGTGATCGCGCTCGCGAAGAACCTGCGCAATTGCGACTTCCACCTGACCACGGCGCCAAGCCACGACCTGACCGCGATGCTGGCCGCCCGGACGCTCGACATCGCCGTCGCGGCCGCGCCGCAGGATGCGCTGGCCGGGATCCGCGAACATCGGCTTCTGCGCGATCCCTACCTCCTCGCCGTTCCGCGCGGGTTCGGGTTGCCGAAGGGCGGGGACATGGCCGCGCTCGCCGCATTGCCGCTCCTGCGCTATGACCGGACCCAGTTCATGGGCCGCCAGATCGAGGCGCATCTCGCGCGCCACCGGATCACCCTGCCTGACCGGTTCGAAATCGACAGCAACCAGTCGATCATGGCGCTGGTTGCCAGCGGCACCGGGTTCTCGATCACCACGCCGCTGGCGCTTCTCCGCGCCAAGGCGTTTCTCGGTCAGGTCGATATCCACCCGCTGCCGCTCGCCGCGATGTCGCGGACCATCTCGCTCTTCGCGCCGACCGACCAGCGCGACGACGTCGCGACCGAGATCGCGCGCACCCTGCGGGCGACAATGGCGACACGTCTGATCGCGCCGATGCAGGACCTCGCCCCCTGGCTCGGCGACAGCTTCGCCGTCATTCCTGCCTAG
- a CDS encoding dimethyl sulfoxide reductase anchor subunit family protein → MHPAPSVIVFTVLSGAGFGLLAFLALGAVEVYGAAAFLLWGVGYGLSVAGLLASTFHLGNPARALRAFTQWRTSWLSREAWASAGALLLLAPVALAAIMGGGLPGHFGAIGALACLLAVVSTSMIYAQLKTVPRWNHWTTPALFLTFATVSGAILSGQVPIAALACLVLGLLLIVAFRIGDGRFAAAGQTLSTATGLGKGGAVRQFAPAHTGPNYLTREMIHVVGRRHARRLRVIAVVLAALLPFLGLLVLPPILPFMATVFVVHLAGAFVARWLFFAEAEHVVGLYYGQR, encoded by the coding sequence ATGCATCCCGCCCCCTCCGTCATCGTCTTTACGGTTCTTTCCGGTGCGGGCTTCGGCCTTCTGGCCTTCCTCGCACTCGGCGCGGTCGAGGTCTACGGGGCAGCGGCGTTCCTGCTTTGGGGCGTTGGCTACGGACTGAGCGTGGCGGGTCTTTTGGCCTCGACCTTCCATCTCGGCAATCCGGCGCGGGCGCTTCGGGCCTTTACCCAGTGGCGGACAAGCTGGCTCAGCCGCGAGGCGTGGGCCTCGGCGGGGGCGCTTCTGCTTCTCGCGCCGGTGGCGCTGGCGGCGATCATGGGCGGCGGGCTGCCGGGGCATTTCGGGGCCATCGGCGCGCTGGCCTGCCTTTTAGCCGTGGTGTCGACGTCGATGATCTATGCGCAGTTGAAGACGGTGCCGCGCTGGAACCACTGGACGACGCCGGCGCTGTTCCTCACCTTCGCCACGGTATCGGGCGCGATCCTCAGCGGACAGGTGCCCATCGCGGCGCTGGCCTGCCTCGTCCTCGGGTTGCTCCTGATCGTTGCCTTCCGGATCGGGGACGGACGCTTCGCGGCGGCAGGCCAGACGCTCTCGACCGCGACGGGGCTTGGCAAGGGGGGCGCTGTCCGTCAGTTCGCACCCGCCCATACCGGGCCGAACTACCTGACGCGAGAGATGATCCATGTCGTCGGGCGCCGCCATGCGAGGCGGCTCAGGGTGATCGCGGTCGTCCTCGCGGCGCTGTTGCCGTTCCTGGGCCTGCTCGTCCTGCCGCCGATCCTGCCGTTCATGGCGACTGTCTTCGTGGTTCATCTCGCCGGGGCGTTCGTTGCCCGCTGGCTCTTCTTCGCCGAGGCGGAGCATGTCGTCGGCCTCTATTACGGTCAGCGCTAG